Genomic segment of Triticum aestivum cultivar Chinese Spring chromosome 6A, IWGSC CS RefSeq v2.1, whole genome shotgun sequence:
GCTTGTTTTGTTCCAGTCACTCCACTCCTATGATACACAAATGCGAACAGAGGCATCAACACAACCGGCCACCAACTTACTGGAGGATGAAACTTGTGTGCAGATGTGCTCATGTTATCCGTCTAAAACTGTCGACTCACAGCTCAACGTTTTCAGGAAACATTTGCGTTATCCTCTAAGTTTTCGTTGGAGTGGATGGAGCGCGTTCTCACTCAAAACAAgcaaaaaggatgatgaagatgattcctGCCGTTACTTTACTCATTTACAGAGACGCGTTTGCTCTCAAGAAAAGGGCAGATGCCACAAGGGAGATATGATGCACGTAGGCCAGGCTGAAAGCAGAAACTCCAACGTTGCAAGCAAGCTCGAAGCTGCCATTTTCATTCTAGCAGTGCGCTTTACAGATAACGGGAAAGCACACGAGGGGGGCTGGGCCAGTCGCAAAGCAATTCATGGTTTCATACTGCCGTGCACAGAAATTTCAGCTCACGACATCAAAGATCCAGCGCACCAAGAGCACTAGTACAAAGAGCTGACATGGAACAAataaatactcccttcgttccgaattacttgtgcaggtatggatgtatctagatgtattttagttctagatacatccatttctgcgacgagtaatttggaacagaggaaGTAGTTCAGTATGATGatgattatatatataattccgaacACACACCAGTGGGTTTCCAGCAACACGAATCCAGACGGTTTTGCTTTTATACAAAACACTATCAACAGAGGCGGATCATGAGACTGCTTGAGTTTGAGAACGAGTTGAGTTGCCGTAACAAGTGCCAGTTGATGGTTATATACATAGCTCATGGAGATATCCTCACTCCTCAATACGGACTACCGATCTTACCGTGTAATAGTATCCTGTGTGATTGGCTGATTGGGAGCCTTCGTCCATTAGGTTAGGATCTATCGAATGAATCTTGCATTCTAGATCTACTACGGGAGAGCAGGTTCTCCTTTATATCTTTGAAAGATTCAAGCTCCTCGAATGCATCAGACGTTCTACGGGACATGAACGAGCTGGTGTTGCCTGCTTCAGTGGATTCGGCCCTTGATGTAAGAGATGAATTGCTAGGATCTCGCAACGGACGTGCAGACCTCAGCAGATGGACAAGATAGCCAACAGCAGCATCTTGCGATTTATGGGAGGACGTACCCGACTGGTCCTCCCTACCACCACTGCTCCTGTAAAGTGCATGTCATGGAAGCACATCAAATTTTGCTGATCAATAAGATTTATTAAACAGGGTTAAGAAAAGGCTCTCAAGTACTAAACATCACATAACATACACATGTAGCATATACTGCTTATAATTAACTAACTGGATACCCAGGTCATGAACCACATGGAAATATCAATTTGAAGAACTCAAACATACCCAGGTCTGGAATCAGGTGCATCGACATCATCCACAGCAAAAGGAAGATATGCATCATCAGTATCATCCTGTGTAGACAGTCTGCTTGAACTTCTTGAAATCCCATGTCGTGGGGAACCACTAGAGGAGAAAACACCTGAGAACCTACCAGATTCCTCCCTACTGTCCTTAGTCTGCATATAAGCCAAAAGATATAGACTTAGCAAGCATGAAATCTAGTCTATCAACTTTGGTTTATAGAGGGCAATGGAAAATGAAGGCTAAGACTCATATGCTGCCCATCATAGGTGTGAAGAGTGGTGACCCGTTTGCCTGTCACTTTTGACATAAAACTTTACCAACATCCAAACATCCCCACACTTGCAGTACACAGGTTGTGGACCATGTGAAAGATAAGAAGGAAATGCCCATAATATGTCAGTATTAGGTTCTTATAAGATGTGGCCCACAAATCAGTTAGCAGAAATGGAGTGGACACACAAGTTATTTTGGGTACACTAAATACTGATTTATGAAGAAGATGTGCTTAGAAAACTCAAGCAGGTGCACCTACTGGTATTGCTTGTACAAGAACGGCTAAGACACCAGGCACTCCACGGTCATTACACCAACAGGAGTTGAACTCTGGTACTCCAAACATCATAACTCAATTAGAGTAGGCGGGTTTATCTCTCATGCGGCCCCACCAACTGAGACTGGGAGATGCTCAGTTATGAAGACGACGTGCCGATTTGGCTTATTATATTTCTTTAGCAACACTTTGATCTTAAATGCAAGTGGTcatgaatcttgatcatagtgaatTGGCCTAAAAAGGCAAATTCAGAAAGAAGAACTTACTGTTTAATTCAactcattgaaaaaaaaaacaAGGACATAAGATTAGAAATAAAATCTTAGAAATCCACTGATTTCTGATGTGAACACTATGTTTGTCAGCTATCGGCATAGTGATTTTCCGTATCAAATATGAatataacaagtttcacatctatCTTGGTAGAGTTATTTCCAATCCCAGATATGAATACTGcaaaaaaattaagattttcaagtTTTGACATATAATGATACAATAACACTCTCACCAAAAGTTGACAACCAATATTTCACTACGACCAAGTATGTGTAATGCATAGACTAATTTATGAATTGCATCAGGGATACAGAGGGGGTCTATTGGAAAAGGGCGAGCTTAAGCAAATTTACTCAATAAGGAGTTTTCTTACTTCGCAGGGCCTTATAAAACTAGCAGCCAGGATATAAAATGCACCAGAGGTCCTATAAGTATCACAAGTATGTCAAGTTGGTCCTAAAAGTatcaaaacacatatttcaggaACTTGTATATTTTGGGGACCCAAATATGCATCTTCATACGATTAGGTCTAACCGACTAAGGTTATTTAGTCTGGACAGGTTTGATCTACAAAGAACCAGGAGAGGTGTGTCATTTCCAAAATAAGAAATTCAAATAAGTAAAATAACATGTCAGCCTTCGAGCAATTCTAGAGAACTCTATGCTCCAATCGCGGTGTGTACGTAGTACAGATTGACAATAAGATAATCATTAATAATTAGACAAAATTCAGTAAAAAGAAGGTGTCGGATGCTACAGCACCCTAGGTTATAAGATTATGAAAATCATATCATACCAAGTGCCAGTCTGGAGTGATACAAATTATGCCACTACAACTATCGGGCTAAATGTTCGAGAAATAATATCAGGCTAAATTAAACAAGTTATGTATTGGTTCTCAAACAAATAGCTGTACGCTAATACTAAGGCTCTAACGGCACGCTCTTTGCGCTGAAATCATGTATATGTTTAAAAGAGAATAATAGACTAAAGTGTAGGCTCCTGATCTTGTATAGGAGTACTACCGAATTGGTCAAGGGGAGATTTATCAACATAACTTTATGGTTGGGTGCATGTGTTCCCGTGGCCTTTCGACTTTAATGGGACTACTAAAATTACCAAGATTCCACCCTTTACTTGACAAAACATCATATCAACCACCCTTATAGACCCCAGGCTGCGTTTTGGATACCATACAATCTGAACTGTCCTTGAGTTTTCAGTTATGCACACAAACATCATCAGTTAAGCATATGCAAATGCGAGGAATCACCTTTGGAGCAGCAGGCAAGTTAGCGTAGAGATCGGCCATCCGGAGCCCCTCTGCCTTCCGGGATGAGCGGCCGCTCTCTGTGAGTGACTCGTGCGACCGTGCCTCTCCTCGCACGCTCTTGGGTGAAGGTGGAGGCAGCATGAACCCCCTGCTGGGATCGGACATGTTCCGATACTGGACAGGGCCCCTCCCTCCGCCCGCTTGCGGTATGCTCATTGGCGCGGTCTCCCCGCTCAGCCGCGACTGCAGGTAGCCGCCACCGAACGTGGGAGGAGATGGCGTGGGAGAGGCCGCGTACAGCGTTGGGGGCGGTGAGAACTTGGCGTGCTGCCCGGGCGACTGCGGCCAGTAGGCACCAGCAGGCGACGCCCAGCTGTTTGGGCGCCGTGAGGGCAGCGGCAAGGCCGAGCTGGCACCCTCTGTGAGCGAGGACGGGAAGGAGCGCATAGGCTCCGCTGCCGGGCTCCCGACGTAATCGGTGATGAGCATGGCGGAGGAGAGAGACGTGATCTCGAAGTTGTAGGCGGCGAGGGTGGGGAGGTACTGGACGGACACGACCAGGCGGCCGAGGTGGGTCTCGACGGCGGGGAAGCCGCGGGTGCGCATGGCCGCCTCGTCGGCGCGGGAGAAGGGGGCGGCGAAGGAGCCGACGCGGTGGCCCATCTCGTAGTTGTAGCCCTGGCCGGAGGCGCAGAGGGTGCGGAAGACCCGGTACGCCGGGAGGAGGCGGAGCGTGGTGTAGAGCGACCTGAGCAGCGTGATGCAGCGCTTGTAGGCCCTGTTGACGGCCAGCCCTTCCCCCGCCTCGGCGGCCGCCCTCTCCCCCGGCGCCCAGGGCTCGCACGCCACCGTCCAcctctccaccacctcctcctcctccccgccggccgaCGGGGCCAGGTACACGTCCACCACGACCGGCTCCCCGAGGGCCGGCTCCGGGACGTGCTCCGCCGCGGGCGGCCCGTGGAGCGGCAGGTGGAACCACCGGTCCCGCCTCcgcaccgccgccgacgccggtGCCGGCGCGATCGGCCGCGGCGCGCGCGCGGCGAGGATGGCGTGCAGCGCCTTGAGGTGGAACTGCGGCACCATCAGCTCCGCGCCggaccggccgccgccgccgccaccgccagagTCCGACAGGCTCGCCATTGCGACCAATCTACTGCTACTCCTCCCTTCCCCAACTCCGCGGCAGTCAACCCCTGTTCCCCGCTGCTACTCTGCTGCATGGCTGGGGCGCGCGCGGCGGTACGGCCGCATAAATCTGGGCTCGCTGGCGCGCCGGGGGCGATCGGATTGGTTGGAGAAGGCGGATCCGCGCACGACCGGGGCCGGGACCTGCCTGGCTTGCTCCGGAAGGAGGATGAGGAGTTCGGATATGTCGTTCGCTCGTTCGTTTTGGCGTGCGCGACCGTGGGGATTGGGGAATTCGGTTCGTGGTTTTGAATCGCGCGAATGGGTGGTCGCTGTTGGCGTCCGTCACGCCGCAATCAGTTTCGTTTTAGGTGCCGCGACGAAGGCATCTCATCATCACCACTTCACCACTTCCAATGATTTGCGTTGCGATAAGAAGACAGACTCTTTCTCTCTCTATTTCATTCAAAAGAAAAGAGTCAAAGGTAGTTTTGCCAAATTTTGTCGAATTTGGGTTGGTGAAGGGTAAATTTTGGACCGATGATGATAAGAATTAGTAAGATGCGGCTGCTGTTGGCGTGGCTGTGCCGTGCACGTACGTTGGCCGCGTGCACGTTTGGGGCTTGTTTGATGGAgtggagaaggaaggaaggaagctTTGAAGGGACGGCTGGATAATAATATTTCCTTCGTTTGATTCCCTCGTTTACCTATCAGCCTATACTAGTAGTACTGTTGTTGCTTTGGCGTGTGAAGGAGCGCGAGACAGACGTGTTCGTCCCTTCCGAACGAGGGCTTCGTAATTGCTTTCGACTTTTGTAGTGCCACATCTACATGGGATGGGATAGGGTCTTCCAACAGTGTTTACTTCCGCGAACTAACTTGCGATTAGATGGTTAGAGCGACAGTGATATTTCCAGTTCAtcaaaaatga
This window contains:
- the LOC123127858 gene encoding autophagy-related protein 13a, with the protein product MASLSDSGGGGGGGRSGAELMVPQFHLKALHAILAARAPRPIAPAPASAAVRRRDRWFHLPLHGPPAAEHVPEPALGEPVVVDVYLAPSAGGEEEEVVERWTVACEPWAPGERAAAEAGEGLAVNRAYKRCITLLRSLYTTLRLLPAYRVFRTLCASGQGYNYEMGHRVGSFAAPFSRADEAAMRTRGFPAVETHLGRLVVSVQYLPTLAAYNFEITSLSSAMLITDYVGSPAAEPMRSFPSSLTEGASSALPLPSRRPNSWASPAGAYWPQSPGQHAKFSPPPTLYAASPTPSPPTFGGGYLQSRLSGETAPMSIPQAGGGRGPVQYRNMSDPSRGFMLPPPSPKSVRGEARSHESLTESGRSSRKAEGLRMADLYANLPAAPKTKDSREESGRFSGVFSSSGSPRHGISRSSSRLSTQDDTDDAYLPFAVDDVDAPDSRPGSSGGREDQSGTSSHKSQDAAVGYLVHLLRSARPLRDPSNSSLTSRAESTEAGNTSSFMSRRTSDAFEELESFKDIKENLLSRSRSRMQDSFDRS